The genomic DNA GATGATGCCGATAATTTCTCCCCGGCCGACGTCAAAGCTAATTCCACGCAGCACGTGGTTGTCGCCGAAGCTCTTTCTAAGATCGCGGATCGTAATCATGGGTGCGCCGCGGCTGTCATCATTGCGGCCGATTTCCAGATAATGAAAAAGCGGCCAATCCCCTAGCCTTTACGCTTCTTGCTCCGTCGCGGAGCAAAAGAACAACACGAGCTCGGAAAGCAATGTAGCAAAACAGGATATCTTGTAAAGTTGACCGATCCAGCTCGGAGGCATCGGCACATGGACTACGTCTGGCACCCTTATATCATCTGGGATCATCGCTTCGTGTTCATTCGCGGCGCCATCATCACCGCGGAGTTGACGATTTATTCCGTCGCACTCGGCCTGGTGATCGGCCTGCCCCTCGGCCTGATGCGAGATTCGAAACTATCATTTCTGCGGTATCCCTCGGCCGCCATCATCGAATTTTTCCGCAGCACGCCGACGCTGGTTCAATT from Rhodospirillales bacterium includes the following:
- a CDS encoding ABC transporter permease subunit (The N-terminal region of this protein, as described by TIGR01726, is a three transmembrane segment that identifies a subfamily of ABC transporter permease subunits, which specificities that include histidine, arginine, glutamine, glutamate, L-cystine (sic), the opines (in Agrobacterium) octopine and nopaline, etc.) encodes the protein MDYVWHPYIIWDHRFVFIRGAIITAELTIYSVALGLVIGLPLGLMRDSKLSFLRYPSAAIIEFFRSTPTLVQ